Proteins encoded by one window of Haliotis asinina isolate JCU_RB_2024 chromosome 6, JCU_Hal_asi_v2, whole genome shotgun sequence:
- the LOC137286741 gene encoding uncharacterized protein — translation MGCWCLFSVSHVLDSQFPVSQFSVTVLSLTVPSLTVLSLTVLTQSQCSVSQSPVSPFSVSHILDSQFPVSQCSVLQSPVSHVLDIQSHSAQSQSAQSHSAQSHSAQSHSAQSHSVQSHSAQSQSAQSHSAQSQSAQSHSPQSHSAQSQSAQSHSAQSHSAQSHSAQFHSPQSHSPQSHSVQSHSAQSQSAQSHSPQSHSAQSHSAQSHSAQSLSPQSQSPGTLLSHTVLSLTVPSLRRSRLTVHILKVLSHSASSHSPQSHSPQFHSPQSHSAQFTFSQFLVSA, via the coding sequence ATGGGCTGCTGGTGTTTGTTCTCAGTCTCACATGTTCTAGATTCGCAGTTCCCAGTCTCACAGTTCTCAGTCACAGTGCTCAGTCTGACAGTCCCCAGTCTCACAGTGCTCAGTCTCACAGTTCTCACTCAGTCACAGTGttcagtctcacagtccccagTCTCACCGTTCTCAGTCTCACATATTCTAGACTCACAGTTCCCAGTCTCACAGTGCTCAGTCTTACAGTCCCCAGTCTCACACGTTCTAGACATACAGTCTCACAGTGCTCAGTCTCAGAGTGCTCAGTCTCACAGTGCTCAGTCACACAGTGCTCAGTCTCACAGTGCTCAGTCTCACAGCGTTCAGTCTCACAGTGCCCAGTCTCAAAGTGCTCAGTCTCACAGTGCCCAGTCTCAAAGTGCTCAGTCTCACAGTCCTCAGTCTCACAGTGCCCAGTCTCAAAGTGCTCAGTCTCACAGTGCACAGTCTCACAGTGCCCAGTCTCACAGTGCTCAGTTTCACAGTCcccagtctcacagtccccagTCTCACAGTGTTCAGTCTCACAGTGCCCAGTCTCAAAGTGCTCAGTCTCACAGTCCTCAGTCTCACAGTGCTCAGTCTCACAGTGCCCAGTCTCACAGTGCTCAGTCTCTCAGTCCCCAGTCTCAGTCCCCAGGCACACTGCTCAGTCACACAGTGctcagtctcacagtccccagTCTGAGACGTTCTAGACTCACAGTTCACATTCTCAAAGTTCTCAGTCACAGTGCTTCATCTCACAGTCcccagtctcacagtccccagTTTCACAGTCCCCAGTCTCATAGTGCTCAGTTCACATTCTCACAGTTCCTAGTCAGTGCTTAG